From Halomicrobium salinisoli, the proteins below share one genomic window:
- a CDS encoding cation diffusion facilitator family transporter: MSRGPALRRVGLVILGVNLALAALKGAVYWTTGSLAVGSEAVNSLADAAYSLVIVAGLYLTTRPPDFEHPHGHERIEPFVSLFVAVGVFAAGGAILWRAGQSLLSGDITVARGPAAVGVLALSAAAKYGLYRYCLSEGRDRNSPALIATAKDNRNDILTATAALVGVAGAALGAPVLDPLAALLVAVGILYTGVEIVRDNVDYLVGAAPPEDLRVEILRRALAHPDVEGAHDVIAHYVGPEIDVSVHVEVEGDRTLREAHDIESAVVASIEALPEVDDAFVHVDPKELGEWKPDEEVERLWGS, encoded by the coding sequence ATGTCGCGCGGTCCCGCGTTACGACGGGTCGGGCTCGTGATTCTGGGAGTCAACCTCGCCCTCGCGGCCCTGAAGGGCGCGGTGTACTGGACGACCGGGAGCCTCGCCGTCGGCTCCGAGGCCGTCAACAGCCTCGCCGACGCCGCCTACAGCCTCGTCATCGTCGCCGGCCTCTACCTGACCACGCGCCCGCCCGACTTCGAGCACCCCCACGGCCACGAGCGCATCGAACCGTTCGTGTCGCTGTTCGTCGCCGTGGGCGTCTTCGCCGCCGGTGGGGCCATCCTCTGGCGGGCCGGGCAGTCGCTGCTCTCCGGGGACATCACGGTCGCCCGCGGGCCCGCCGCCGTGGGCGTGCTCGCGCTCTCCGCCGCCGCCAAGTACGGGCTCTACCGGTACTGCCTCTCCGAGGGACGGGACCGCAACTCCCCGGCGCTGATCGCGACCGCCAAGGACAACCGCAACGACATTCTGACGGCGACCGCGGCGCTGGTCGGCGTCGCCGGGGCCGCGCTGGGGGCTCCGGTCCTCGACCCGCTGGCCGCCCTGCTCGTCGCCGTCGGCATCCTCTACACCGGCGTCGAGATCGTCCGGGACAACGTCGACTACCTCGTCGGCGCGGCGCCGCCCGAGGACCTGCGCGTCGAGATCCTCCGGCGGGCGCTGGCCCACCCCGACGTCGAGGGGGCCCACGACGTGATCGCACACTACGTCGGCCCGGAGATCGACGTCAGCGTCCACGTCGAAGTGGAGGGCGACCGGACGCTCCGGGAGGCCCACGACATCGAGTCCGCCGTGGTCGCGTCCATCGAGGCCCTCCCCGAGGTCGACGACGCGTTCGTCCACGTCGACCCGAAGGAACTGGGCGAGTGGAAGCCCGACGAGGAGGTCGAGCGGCTCTGGGGATCCTGA
- the hmgA gene encoding hydroxymethylglutaryl-CoA reductase (NADPH) produces MTETDANADDLAERVREGELRLYELEAHADAETAAAARRRLLAEETGADLDAVGEYTFDAAEAEANVENMVGAAQIPMGVVGPLPVDGSAAEGEHYLPLATTEGALLASVNRGASTIRTAGGATAEVLKSGMTRAPVFKVADVRAAGEVSGWVRENVDRLAEVAEATTSHGELQDVTPYVVGDNVFLRFAYDTKDAMGMNMATIATEAACEVVEAETPADLVALSGNLCNDKKPAAINAIEGRGRTVAADVLIPHEQVEEGLDTTTEAIVEANTRKNLIGSAKAGALGFNAHAANVVAAAFLATGQDAAQVVEGANAMTTVDEREEGLYASVTLPSLEVGTVGGGTSLPTQSEGLDVLGYGGGGDPPGSNADALAEVIAAGALAGELSLLAALSSRHLSSAHADLGR; encoded by the coding sequence ATGACCGAGACGGACGCGAACGCGGACGACCTCGCGGAGCGGGTCCGCGAGGGTGAACTGCGGCTCTACGAGCTGGAGGCCCACGCCGACGCGGAGACGGCCGCGGCGGCGCGCCGACGCCTGCTGGCCGAGGAGACGGGCGCGGACCTGGACGCCGTGGGCGAGTACACGTTCGATGCGGCCGAGGCGGAGGCGAACGTCGAGAACATGGTCGGGGCGGCCCAGATTCCGATGGGCGTCGTCGGTCCGCTGCCGGTCGACGGGAGCGCCGCCGAGGGCGAGCACTACCTCCCGCTGGCGACGACCGAGGGCGCGCTCCTGGCCAGCGTCAACCGCGGCGCGAGCACGATCAGGACGGCGGGCGGCGCCACCGCCGAGGTCCTCAAGTCCGGGATGACCCGGGCGCCGGTGTTCAAGGTCGCCGACGTGCGCGCGGCCGGCGAGGTGTCGGGCTGGGTCCGGGAGAACGTCGACCGACTGGCGGAGGTCGCCGAGGCGACCACCAGCCACGGCGAGTTACAGGACGTGACCCCCTACGTCGTGGGCGACAACGTCTTCCTCCGGTTCGCCTACGACACCAAGGACGCGATGGGGATGAACATGGCCACCATCGCGACGGAGGCCGCCTGCGAGGTGGTCGAGGCCGAGACGCCCGCGGACCTCGTCGCGCTGTCGGGCAACCTCTGCAACGACAAGAAGCCCGCCGCCATCAACGCCATCGAGGGCCGCGGCCGGACCGTGGCGGCGGACGTCCTCATCCCCCACGAGCAGGTCGAGGAGGGACTGGACACGACGACGGAGGCCATCGTCGAGGCCAACACCCGGAAGAACCTGATCGGCTCGGCGAAGGCCGGCGCGCTCGGGTTCAACGCCCACGCCGCCAACGTCGTCGCCGCGGCCTTCCTCGCGACGGGCCAGGACGCCGCCCAGGTCGTCGAGGGCGCCAACGCCATGACCACCGTCGACGAGCGTGAAGAGGGGCTGTACGCCTCGGTCACCCTCCCGTCGCTGGAGGTGGGCACCGTCGGCGGCGGCACGTCGCTCCCCACCCAGTCCGAGGGGCTGGACGTCCTCGGCTACGGCGGCGGCGGCGACCCGCCCGGCAGCAACGCCGACGCGCTCGCCGAGGTCATCGCAGCGGGCGCGCTGGCGGGCGAACTCTCCCTGCTGGCCGCCCTGTCCTCGCGACACCTCTCCAGCGCCCACGCGGACCTCGGGCGGTGA
- a CDS encoding PH domain-containing protein: MPSEPEWLSEESDETVVWTGQPRVWRIWRTVAAAVLVSALTVGGVGFVTVRGGLDGGAESVLAWALAGLTVVAMGAAVVSAYLRVQHTDYVLTDEHVYAKTGVLSQRVTGLGLDRVQETTLSKGVAGNHFDYGTVAISTAGSAGTDLALSDLNDPESFRDLLQERVRQASAGEDDGEGAPVDARTADALLTEARGLRQVAERLEESV, from the coding sequence ATGCCCTCCGAACCAGAGTGGCTCTCCGAGGAGAGCGACGAGACGGTCGTCTGGACCGGGCAACCGCGCGTCTGGCGCATCTGGCGGACCGTCGCCGCGGCCGTGCTGGTGTCTGCCCTCACCGTCGGCGGCGTCGGGTTCGTCACCGTTCGCGGCGGCCTCGACGGCGGCGCGGAGTCCGTCCTCGCGTGGGCGCTCGCGGGACTGACCGTCGTGGCGATGGGTGCGGCCGTCGTCTCGGCCTACCTCCGGGTCCAGCACACCGACTACGTGCTGACGGACGAGCACGTCTACGCGAAGACCGGCGTCCTCTCGCAGCGCGTGACCGGCCTCGGCCTCGACCGGGTCCAGGAGACGACCCTGTCGAAGGGCGTCGCCGGTAATCACTTCGACTACGGCACGGTCGCGATCAGCACCGCCGGGAGCGCCGGCACGGACCTCGCGCTCTCCGACCTGAACGACCCCGAGTCGTTCCGCGACCTGCTGCAGGAGCGGGTCCGCCAGGCGAGCGCCGGCGAGGACGACGGCGAGGGAGCCCCCGTCGACGCCCGGACGGCGGACGCGCTGCTGACCGAGGCGCGCGGCCTCCGGCAGGTCGCCGAACGGCTGGAGGAATCGGTATGA
- a CDS encoding ABC transporter ATP-binding protein: MSVLTTTDAVKEYDSGDKRLRALDGVDVSVDPGEFVAIVGPSGSGKSTLLNLLGLLDEPTEGAVEVEGTQLSALSTRERTDVRRETVGFVFQSFYLIPTLTARQNVAVPALVRSDRESVFERAAELLERVGLGDRMDHYPNELSGGQKQRVAVARSLINDPDVLLADEPTGNLDQDTGAKVLDVFDEITDEGVAVLTVTHDEQVSDFADRVVRLVDGRIQ; this comes from the coding sequence ATGAGCGTGCTCACCACTACGGACGCGGTCAAGGAGTACGACTCCGGGGACAAGCGCCTCCGCGCGCTCGACGGCGTCGACGTCTCGGTCGACCCCGGGGAGTTCGTCGCCATCGTCGGCCCCTCGGGCAGCGGCAAGTCCACGCTGCTGAACCTGCTGGGCCTGCTCGACGAGCCCACGGAGGGCGCCGTCGAGGTCGAGGGCACCCAGCTGTCGGCGCTCTCGACGCGGGAGCGGACCGATGTCCGCCGGGAGACCGTCGGGTTCGTGTTCCAGAGCTTCTACCTGATCCCGACGCTGACCGCCCGCCAGAACGTCGCCGTTCCGGCGCTGGTCCGGTCCGACCGCGAGTCGGTGTTCGAGCGGGCCGCGGAGCTACTCGAACGAGTCGGCCTGGGCGACCGGATGGACCACTACCCCAACGAGCTATCGGGCGGACAGAAGCAACGCGTCGCGGTCGCGCGCTCGCTGATCAACGACCCCGACGTCCTCCTGGCCGACGAGCCCACCGGCAACCTCGACCAGGACACCGGCGCGAAGGTGCTCGACGTCTTCGACGAGATCACGGACGAGGGCGTCGCGGTCCTGACTGTCACCCACGACGAGCAGGTCAGCGACTTCGCGGACCGCGTCGTCCGGCTGGTCGACGGGAGGATACAATGA
- a CDS encoding isoaspartyl peptidase/L-asparaginase gives MNVVVHGGAGSEPDDPEPRRETVEDAADAAAAADGPLSAVCVAVRRLESDPRFNAGTGSAVQSDGRIRTDAGLMTGEGTVGAACAMTGVEHAVDVARVVAEETPHVLIAGDRAVDLAAAAGVATDRDLWTERTRERWAAADPPEGGVADQLPWVLERFGDGHDTVGAAATDGNRLAAATSTGGRWFALAGRVGDVPQVGAGFYADERGAASATGAGEAITRFGLARAAVARLDGERPEVAAASAVDAFADATGEGAGVVLVDADGRAGEAFNTAAMQTARR, from the coding sequence ATGAACGTCGTCGTCCACGGCGGCGCGGGCTCGGAGCCCGACGACCCGGAGCCCCGCCGCGAGACGGTCGAGGACGCGGCCGACGCGGCAGCGGCGGCCGACGGACCGCTCTCGGCCGTCTGCGTCGCCGTCCGCCGCCTCGAATCGGACCCCCGGTTCAACGCCGGGACGGGCAGCGCCGTCCAGAGCGACGGACGGATCCGGACGGACGCGGGCCTGATGACCGGCGAGGGGACCGTCGGCGCGGCCTGCGCCATGACCGGCGTCGAGCACGCCGTCGACGTCGCCCGCGTCGTCGCCGAGGAGACGCCGCACGTCCTGATAGCGGGCGACCGGGCGGTCGACCTGGCCGCGGCCGCCGGCGTCGCGACCGACCGGGACCTGTGGACAGAGCGGACGCGCGAGCGCTGGGCGGCCGCCGATCCACCAGAAGGCGGCGTCGCCGACCAGTTGCCGTGGGTCCTCGAGCGGTTCGGCGACGGCCACGACACCGTCGGCGCCGCGGCGACGGACGGGAACCGACTGGCCGCGGCCACCTCGACGGGCGGCCGCTGGTTCGCGCTGGCCGGCCGGGTCGGAGACGTCCCGCAGGTCGGCGCGGGATTCTACGCCGACGAGCGCGGTGCTGCCAGCGCGACCGGGGCGGGCGAAGCCATCACCCGGTTCGGGCTGGCCCGTGCGGCCGTGGCGCGGCTGGACGGGGAGCGTCCGGAGGTGGCCGCGGCCTCGGCCGTCGACGCGTTCGCCGACGCCACGGGCGAGGGGGCGGGCGTCGTCCTCGTCGACGCTGACGGCCGGGCGGGCGAGGCGTTCAACACCGCGGCGATGCAGACGGCGCGGCGGTGA
- a CDS encoding cupin domain-containing protein has product MEEVPHATRKTVEAVEGVHLTQLAVGERMSVQHFHFEPGAGVPEHSHRHEQVGYVDQGTLTFVVDGEEFTVGPGDSYVIPGDEPHSAENRGEEPVSGVDVFSPPREDPDWMD; this is encoded by the coding sequence ATGGAGGAAGTCCCACACGCGACGCGGAAGACGGTCGAGGCGGTCGAGGGGGTCCACCTCACGCAACTGGCCGTGGGCGAGCGCATGAGCGTCCAGCACTTCCACTTCGAGCCGGGCGCCGGCGTCCCCGAGCACAGTCACCGCCACGAGCAGGTGGGGTACGTGGACCAGGGGACGCTCACGTTCGTCGTCGACGGCGAGGAGTTCACAGTGGGTCCGGGCGACTCGTACGTGATCCCCGGCGACGAGCCCCACAGTGCAGAGAACCGCGGCGAGGAGCCGGTCAGCGGCGTCGACGTGTTCAGCCCGCCGCGCGAAGACCCCGACTGGATGGACTGA
- the icd gene encoding isocitrate dehydrogenase (NADP(+)) yields the protein MGHDYDSVEVPAEGEKIEVVDEENDELDVPETPIIPIIHGDGIGKDVGPAAQKVLSAAANATGRDIAWMRVYAGESGREKYDENLPDDTVNAIDEHRVAIKGPLTTPVGAGFRSLNVALRQTLDFYANVRPTYYLDGVPSPMKAPEEMNMVTFRENTEDVYAGIEWEEGTDEVEQVREFVEEEMGFSETIHEGPVGIGIKPITEKGSKRLVRKAIDYAIEHDRDKVTLVHKGNIMKFTEGQFSEWGMEVADEEYPDEEVFAAPDSLWETQDEIDIPEGAVMVEERLADAMLQWMQLRTDEFDVLAMPNLNGDYLSDAAGAQIGGLGIAPGANFGDARVLAEPVHGSAPKRAGQDQANPSAMILSGRLMFDYMGWKDAADLVRDAVEETISSGTVTYDLARNLEDAEKVSTTEYSDAIVDNIEKLS from the coding sequence ATGGGACACGACTACGACAGTGTTGAGGTGCCAGCGGAGGGAGAGAAGATCGAGGTCGTCGACGAGGAGAACGACGAACTCGACGTCCCCGAGACGCCGATCATCCCGATCATCCACGGGGACGGCATCGGGAAGGACGTCGGTCCGGCGGCCCAGAAGGTGCTGAGCGCCGCCGCCAACGCCACGGGTCGGGACATCGCGTGGATGCGCGTCTACGCCGGCGAGTCCGGCCGGGAGAAGTACGACGAGAACCTCCCCGACGACACGGTCAACGCCATCGACGAGCACCGCGTCGCCATCAAGGGCCCGCTGACGACGCCCGTCGGCGCGGGCTTCCGCTCGCTCAACGTCGCGCTGCGCCAGACGCTGGACTTCTACGCCAACGTCCGACCGACCTACTACCTCGACGGCGTCCCCTCGCCGATGAAGGCTCCCGAGGAGATGAACATGGTCACCTTCCGGGAGAACACCGAGGACGTCTACGCCGGCATCGAGTGGGAGGAGGGCACCGACGAGGTCGAGCAGGTCCGCGAGTTCGTCGAAGAGGAGATGGGCTTCTCGGAGACCATCCACGAGGGCCCCGTCGGCATCGGCATCAAGCCGATCACCGAGAAGGGCTCCAAGCGCCTCGTCCGCAAGGCCATCGACTACGCCATCGAGCACGACCGCGACAAGGTCACGCTGGTCCACAAGGGGAACATCATGAAGTTCACCGAGGGCCAGTTCTCCGAGTGGGGCATGGAGGTCGCCGACGAGGAGTACCCCGACGAGGAGGTCTTCGCGGCCCCCGACTCCCTGTGGGAGACCCAGGACGAGATCGACATCCCTGAGGGCGCCGTCATGGTCGAGGAGCGCCTCGCCGACGCGATGCTCCAGTGGATGCAGCTCCGGACCGACGAGTTCGACGTGCTCGCCATGCCGAACCTCAACGGCGACTACCTCTCCGACGCCGCTGGCGCCCAGATCGGCGGCCTCGGCATCGCGCCCGGCGCCAACTTCGGCGACGCCCGCGTCCTCGCCGAGCCCGTCCACGGCTCCGCGCCCAAGCGCGCCGGCCAGGACCAGGCCAACCCGTCTGCGATGATCCTCTCCGGCCGCCTCATGTTCGACTACATGGGCTGGAAGGACGCCGCCGACCTCGTGCGCGACGCCGTCGAGGAGACCATCTCCTCCGGCACCGTCACCTACGACCTCGCCCGCAACCTCGAGGACGCCGAGAAGGTCTCGACGACCGAGTACTCCGACGCCATCGTCGACAACATAGAGAAGCTGTCGTAG
- a CDS encoding DUF5817 domain-containing protein yields MYAVVGCGECSALWIIEGRSETTQCPRCGKRRGYEKRRKFVETDDEDHAREVRASMLANRQDQGEAFAELDSFAEMEDRVDEAGPDDEEYLEASGVDTESVAAAGERAEQGSGGGQSRKETVLSALRELDAPDREAVVDYAAERGVPAEYTEDALEKLVRRGRATESGGTYRLL; encoded by the coding sequence ATGTACGCGGTCGTGGGCTGCGGCGAGTGCTCGGCGCTGTGGATCATCGAGGGGCGGTCCGAGACGACCCAGTGTCCCCGCTGCGGGAAGCGCCGCGGGTACGAGAAGCGCCGGAAGTTCGTGGAGACGGACGACGAGGACCACGCTCGAGAGGTGCGGGCGTCGATGCTCGCCAACCGCCAGGACCAGGGCGAGGCCTTCGCCGAGCTGGACTCGTTCGCGGAGATGGAGGACCGCGTCGACGAGGCCGGGCCGGACGACGAGGAGTACCTGGAAGCCTCGGGCGTCGACACCGAGTCGGTCGCCGCGGCGGGCGAGCGGGCCGAGCAGGGAAGCGGCGGCGGCCAGAGCCGCAAGGAGACGGTCCTGTCGGCGCTCCGGGAGCTGGACGCGCCCGACCGCGAGGCCGTCGTCGACTACGCCGCCGAGCGGGGCGTCCCCGCGGAGTACACGGAGGACGCGCTCGAGAAGCTCGTCCGCCGGGGACGTGCGACCGAGAGCGGCGGGACCTACCGCCTGCTCTGA
- the map gene encoding type II methionyl aminopeptidase, translated as MADVDLESEQYEKNREAGEILAEVRDEAAEMVEVGVSHLEVAEWAEERIRELGGEPAFPVNISVDHEAAHATPAPDDEETFGEEMINLDIGVHVDGWLADTAVTVDLSGNDELAAASAEALDAAIETVEAGVDTSEIGAAVEEVIEGYGYKPVVNLTGHGLGHWEQHTEPNIPNRAISQGTTLEAGQVVAIEPFATTGTGKVHEGSDEQIFALERQRSVRNRQARQALDQITEEFKTLPFAARWLDVPRVEMTLRRLKQQDVVHGYPVLQEQEGELVSQKEHTVIVTEDGCEVTTRSR; from the coding sequence ATGGCAGACGTGGACCTCGAGTCCGAGCAGTACGAGAAGAACCGCGAGGCCGGCGAGATCCTCGCGGAGGTGCGCGACGAGGCCGCCGAGATGGTCGAGGTGGGCGTCTCCCACCTGGAAGTGGCCGAGTGGGCCGAGGAGCGGATCCGGGAGCTGGGCGGCGAGCCCGCCTTCCCGGTCAACATCAGCGTCGACCACGAGGCCGCGCACGCGACGCCCGCGCCCGACGACGAGGAGACCTTCGGCGAGGAGATGATCAACCTCGACATCGGCGTCCACGTCGACGGCTGGCTCGCCGACACGGCCGTCACCGTCGACCTCTCGGGCAACGACGAGCTGGCCGCGGCCTCCGCCGAGGCGCTGGACGCCGCCATCGAGACGGTCGAAGCAGGCGTCGACACCAGCGAGATCGGCGCCGCCGTCGAGGAGGTCATCGAGGGCTACGGCTACAAGCCCGTCGTCAACCTCACCGGCCACGGCCTGGGCCACTGGGAGCAACACACCGAGCCGAACATCCCGAACCGCGCCATCTCGCAGGGGACGACCCTCGAGGCGGGCCAGGTCGTCGCCATCGAACCGTTCGCGACGACGGGCACGGGCAAGGTCCACGAGGGCAGCGACGAGCAGATCTTCGCCCTCGAACGGCAGCGGTCGGTCCGCAACCGGCAGGCCCGCCAGGCGCTGGACCAGATCACCGAGGAGTTCAAGACGCTGCCGTTCGCCGCGCGGTGGCTGGACGTTCCCCGCGTCGAGATGACGCTCCGCCGGCTCAAACAGCAGGACGTCGTCCACGGCTACCCCGTCCTCCAGGAGCAGGAGGGCGAGCTGGTCAGCCAGAAGGAACACACCGTCATCGTCACCGAGGACGGCTGCGAAGTGACGACGCGGAGCCGATGA
- a CDS encoding PH domain-containing protein — MSDASTAAALDDGSADYDAPEWLSLEDGEAIQWVGQPTTLRLVGTVVAGVVTIPLLIGVFILLALPFQYLQIDHTDYVVTNRSLYVKTGILSTNIESVDLDRIQNTEFTQSFWGTRLGFGTIEISTAGSGGADITFDDVEDARSVREELTRVQRAFAEGGGRASGGTGGSGGRRAASEEQLDELVAELRATREALERVEATLRDREGTAPDRTDGTAGRRDGNR, encoded by the coding sequence ATGAGCGACGCGAGCACCGCGGCGGCGCTCGACGACGGTTCGGCCGACTACGACGCGCCGGAGTGGCTCTCCCTGGAGGACGGCGAGGCGATCCAGTGGGTCGGCCAGCCGACGACGCTCCGGCTCGTCGGGACGGTCGTCGCCGGCGTGGTCACGATCCCGCTCCTGATCGGGGTCTTCATCCTCCTGGCGCTGCCGTTCCAGTACCTCCAGATCGACCACACGGACTACGTCGTGACGAACCGCTCGCTGTACGTCAAGACGGGGATCCTCTCGACGAACATCGAGAGCGTCGACCTCGACCGCATCCAGAACACCGAGTTCACCCAGTCGTTCTGGGGCACTCGGCTCGGGTTCGGGACCATCGAGATCAGCACGGCCGGAAGCGGCGGCGCGGACATTACCTTCGACGACGTCGAGGACGCTCGCTCGGTGCGGGAGGAACTCACCCGCGTCCAGCGGGCGTTCGCCGAGGGGGGCGGACGCGCCAGCGGCGGCACCGGCGGGAGCGGCGGCCGACGGGCCGCGAGCGAGGAGCAACTGGACGAGCTTGTCGCCGAACTCCGGGCGACGCGGGAGGCGCTGGAGCGGGTCGAGGCGACGCTACGCGACCGCGAGGGGACGGCGCCGGACCGCACAGACGGGACGGCGGGCCGGCGCGACGGCAATCGCTGA
- a CDS encoding HIT family protein translates to MDQVFAPWRIEWVERDEGNPDVDCVFCDLPERGADRDNRVVARSEHAYVLLNNYPYSPGHVMVIPYAHTGEYADLSEAVLLDHARLKQQTFEALREGLDPDAFNAGLNLGGGPAGGSIEDHLHTHVVPRWEGDTNFMPVISDTQVIVEAVDDTYERLHDAFADLEGATVEGEDEAVRL, encoded by the coding sequence ATGGATCAGGTGTTCGCGCCGTGGCGCATCGAGTGGGTGGAGCGCGACGAGGGGAACCCGGACGTCGACTGCGTCTTCTGTGACCTGCCCGAGCGGGGCGCCGACCGGGACAACCGGGTGGTCGCACGCAGCGAACACGCCTACGTCCTGCTGAACAACTACCCCTACAGCCCGGGCCACGTCATGGTGATCCCCTACGCCCACACAGGGGAGTACGCCGACCTCTCCGAGGCGGTCCTGCTCGACCACGCCCGGTTGAAACAGCAGACCTTCGAGGCGCTGCGCGAGGGGCTGGACCCCGACGCCTTCAACGCCGGTCTGAACCTGGGCGGGGGCCCCGCCGGCGGGTCCATCGAGGACCACCTCCACACGCACGTCGTCCCGCGATGGGAGGGCGACACCAACTTCATGCCCGTCATCTCGGACACGCAGGTCATCGTGGAGGCCGTCGACGACACCTACGAGCGACTCCACGACGCCTTCGCCGACCTCGAGGGCGCGACCGTCGAGGGCGAGGACGAGGCCGTCCGCCTCTGA
- the nadA gene encoding quinolinate synthase NadA, whose translation METAQFETDLSLFKYDNLEQLPPEYRELEADERTERIEAALDELGDDVVILGHNYQRREIVEHADFVGDSYQLSKEAANADAEYVIFGGVTFMAESADIITDDDQSVILPSMEASCPMAGMAEALQVDAAWAELTAALDGEEDIVPITYMNSYADLKAFCAEQGGLVCTSSNAADAFEYAFEKGDKVLFLPDKHLGTNTAHQLGIEDEIVEWDPWDPEGVSAEAAVDSDVILWEGYCQVHERFTAEHVEQIRTDHPDANVVVHPECRREVVEAADVVGSTATITETVENADPGETWAIGTEIHLTNHLDRWHPEVEVLPLCGEACMDCNAMRQIDPNYLCWVLEELLAGRERNVIEVAPEEKELAQVALDRMLEI comes from the coding sequence ATGGAAACGGCTCAGTTCGAGACCGACCTGAGCCTCTTCAAATACGACAACCTGGAGCAGCTCCCGCCGGAGTACCGGGAGCTCGAAGCGGACGAGCGAACGGAGCGCATCGAGGCCGCGCTCGACGAACTGGGCGACGACGTGGTGATCCTCGGCCACAACTACCAGCGCCGGGAGATCGTCGAGCACGCCGACTTCGTCGGCGACTCCTACCAGCTCAGCAAGGAGGCCGCGAACGCCGACGCCGAGTACGTGATCTTCGGCGGCGTGACGTTCATGGCCGAGTCCGCGGACATCATCACCGACGACGACCAGTCGGTGATCCTTCCGTCGATGGAGGCCTCCTGCCCGATGGCGGGGATGGCCGAGGCCCTGCAGGTCGACGCCGCGTGGGCCGAACTCACGGCGGCGCTGGACGGCGAGGAGGACATCGTACCGATCACGTACATGAACAGCTACGCGGACCTCAAGGCCTTCTGCGCCGAGCAGGGTGGGCTGGTCTGTACCTCCTCGAACGCGGCCGACGCCTTCGAGTACGCCTTCGAGAAGGGCGACAAGGTGCTGTTCCTCCCGGACAAGCACCTCGGGACGAACACGGCCCACCAGCTGGGGATCGAGGACGAGATCGTCGAGTGGGACCCCTGGGACCCCGAGGGGGTCAGCGCCGAGGCGGCCGTCGACAGCGACGTGATCCTCTGGGAGGGCTACTGCCAGGTCCACGAGCGGTTCACCGCCGAGCACGTCGAGCAGATCCGCACGGACCACCCCGACGCGAACGTCGTGGTCCACCCCGAGTGCCGCCGCGAGGTCGTCGAGGCCGCGGACGTCGTCGGTTCCACGGCGACGATCACCGAGACCGTCGAGAACGCCGACCCCGGCGAGACCTGGGCCATCGGCACGGAGATCCACCTCACCAACCACCTCGATCGCTGGCACCCCGAGGTGGAGGTGCTGCCCCTCTGTGGCGAGGCCTGCATGGACTGCAACGCCATGCGCCAGATCGACCCGAACTACCTCTGCTGGGTCCTCGAGGAACTGCTCGCGGGCCGCGAGCGCAACGTCATCGAGGTCGCGCCGGAGGAGAAGGAACTGGCGCAGGTCGCGCTCGACCGCATGCTGGAGATCTGA